The following proteins are encoded in a genomic region of Vanessa cardui chromosome W, ilVanCard2.1, whole genome shotgun sequence:
- the LOC124542434 gene encoding uncharacterized protein LOC124542434 encodes MSGTNEPDTDSPLLLTLKEDAEVANTLLEQIKLLRNELVAVTHEVSSFRQELMYLKNTMSEVGKRVDSIEIRLSRLEETSTSNPNTGLLEEIAHLKSELNDRDQSCLTNDVEITGITERAGENLPHILGLVACKIGVQIDEKDVVYVERSGPRPAHVENSERLRPRPIVVRLARRALREQLLRAARVRRGADSSGFEIDKEPKRFYINERLTQANRFLFFKAREKGHKNGWRYVWTRGGRIYARRSKETAAHRIRSEDDLMTVFGQTSI; translated from the coding sequence ATGAGTGGGACAAATGAGCCAGACACTGATTCCCCGTTATTGCTGACACTCAAGGAGGACGCAGAAGTTGCCAATACACTGTTGGAGCAAATCAAATTGCTACGCAATGAGCTGGTGGCGGTGACACATGAGGTGTCTTCCTTTCGACAGGAACTCATGtatctaaaaaatacaatgtcggAAGTAGGCAAGCGAGTCGACAGCATAGAGATACGACTGTCTCGGCTTGAGGAGACATCCACGTCGAATCCGAATACCGGCCTCCTGGAGGAAATTGCGCATCTGAAGTCCGAGCTAAATGACCGTGATCAATCGTGCTTGACAAATGACGTCGAGATAACAGGCATAACGGAACGAGCAGGAGAGAATTTGCCGCATATTTTGGGGCTCGTAGCTTGCAAAATAGGCGTGCAAATTGATGAGAAGGATGTTGTTTACGTCGAACGCTCCGGCCCGCGACCGGCTCACGTGGAGAACAGTGAACGACTAAGGCCGCGCCCCATAGTCGTACGGCTGGCGCGTCGCGCGCTCCGCGAACAACTACTGCGCGCCGCACGCGTGCGCCGCGGGGCGGATTCATCGGGCTTCGAAATAGATAAGGAACCGAAGCGATTCTACATCAACGAGCGGCTGACGCAAGCAAACCGGTTCCTTTTCTTTAAAGCAAGGGAGAAGGGCCATAAGAACGGCTGGCGTTATGTATGGACCCGCGGGGGACGTATATATGCACGGCGTAGCAAGGAAACAGCAGCACACAGGATACGCTCGGAGGATGACTTAATGACGGTTTTTGGTCAAACGTCTAtttga